A stretch of DNA from Ranitomeya variabilis isolate aRanVar5 chromosome 1, aRanVar5.hap1, whole genome shotgun sequence:
CGCACAAAGTGGCCTCAAGACAGTCACCGCTGGAGATTTCTTAAACTTCTCTGTATTTAACAAGAAGGTGCATGAAGAGCCCTTTAAAATGGTACTTGGCCACCGGAGTACTACATACCTCCTCTGCCTCTCCCTCGGCCACCTCCTCGCCCATTTGACGTTCCTCTTCCTCCcttctgttgctgctgctgctgttgtctgTACAGCTCTTTGGGTTGGGCGACTTTGATCTCACACTGGAGGACATGAAGTTGCAGCAAGGGTTACTTTTGAGTAGGGCACACTACGTAGGGTCAGAGAAGACTCGGCAGCATTACACCAACCTTTCCTGAACCAATCTGGTGGTATCTGCTCTCCAGAAGCTTCTTCACTGGGTCTTCATCTGTGTATGTAATGAAGCAAAACCCTCTCCTCTCATTCGTTTTTGTGTCCATTGGAAGTTCAATGTTTTCAATCTGAAATGTAAAATGCAAGATCACCACCAACATTGGCTACACAAGCTTACTGTTAGGAGGATCTCCCCAATCCTAGGGATAATGCTGGACTGTCATTACTGGGGGTCCAGAGCCCCATTGGAACAAAGCAGAGCCCTGATCATCACTTATGGATCCGCTGGATGTAGTGAAGAGGCAAGCTCCGCTGTCCCTGCCAGACCCACAGACAGTAGTACAGGTAATCATGCATGACGCTTGCTCTAGTCAGGTGGGGCTCAGGCGAGGGACCCCCAGTGATGATCAGGTCCTTTGTACAGGTGATACCCTGCCATTGTGTCAAGATTTAGTAATTCTGCACCCATCATATATCACCCATGTAATGAGGGGATGTCACAGAAGCAGTGACCCATCACTTGCCAAGGTGAGCTAACATTGGAGGATGGGGTCATGTGGTGCAACAACAGCAGAGAACATGTCAGGGAATAAAGGCAGGGAGATTAAGAAGGGGGCAATGTCCACGGTGAGCTGGCACGGTGTCTCACTGCAGCACCCACACCGTAGGTGGCATGTCTGACTGCTGGGACAGTTATTGGGGTGAACCACTGCAGGCTTAGATGCTGGTGTACTTACATCTCCAAACGCCCCAAAGTACTCCTTGATCTGCTCCTCTGTGGTGTCTGGGCTCAGGCCGCCAACAAACACTTTCTTGGGAGGCTCCTTGCCCTTTAAGGCCTTGGCCCTCTTCGGATCAATGAGCTTGCCGTCCAGCTTGTGCTCCTTGGTCTCCAGCACCTATACATACAAGCCATTAGCCATCGCAGCCGTGCAGCCAGCAGCAGCAGCCATGATGTAGGCGCCCTCACCTTATCCACACTCATCGCATCCCTGAAGAGCACGAAGCCGAAGCCCCTGGAGCGGCCAGTCACTGGGTCCGTCTTAATGGTGCAGTCCACCACCTCCCCGAAGCGGGCCAGGTACTCCGTCAGGTCCTTCTTGCTGGTGTCCCAGCTCAGGCCGCCGATGAACATCTTCCTGTGAGACAAGGCAGGCTGTTAGGGCAGTGACGTCATCAGCGCCGCCAGACACACCCCCAGCGCTACTACTGGCCGGCGCGCCGCTGACGTCACCAGCCGTCTTCCCATGAACAGCGCCCCCTGCGGCCATGTCATGCACAGGCTACATCGCCAGTCAGATAACGGCTATCACAACTGACGCACGGTCCCCTCGTTTCCAGCCACGCTTGCATCACTCACGGAAGCCCAAGTGGCGCCGCCCAGTCTTACCCCTCGTCCTGCTGATTCTTGCTGGCGTTGATCTTCGAGCCCTCGGAATATTGGTCCATAGCTTCGAATCCACTCATGATTCCGGTGGGGGATGCCACGTACAATAATAACAGCAACCTGACCCACCGCAGTCTACAGCGGAAAAGATCCGCGCAGCTCCCGCCCTCCCCTTATATACACAGGATCGGAGCCAATGCCATCGCTCGTTCTCCGTGACGTCACGCTGCCCGCCGAGGACCGATTGGCTGCTGGGAAGCGGTGGAACGCATGGCGATCGGAAGTGATCCCAGCTGGCTACTGCGCCACCTCGTGAACAAGGCAGACAATGGTGGCGTGTGCGCGGCGTGGGGAGTGCAAAATGGCGCCGAGGCCGTGTGTAAAATCAGGAGTGTGCGTCCCTGTCCGAGCTATTAAAGTGAATGTAGTCACGTAACCATCCCCCCGCGCTGTCCGGTGGCGGCTCGCTGCAGTGCTGGCAGTGTGTGTGAGATCGGCCGCCGTCTGCGCCCTCCGGTTATTGTCAGGCCCCCTCCCCTCTCCCACAGCGGCTTCCGCTCTGACTACCGAGCACTGAGGAAACATGGTGCCGCCCTCCGTCACTGCCATCCTGCTAGATATCGAGGGCACCACCACCCCCATCACATTCGTCAAGGTAAGGCTGGCAAGCCATCTACCGGCACCAGGGTGGGGAGCACGTGACCGGAGCCCCCTATGTCCCGGCTGCCATCCCCCGCCCGAGCTGTGGGGACCAGTGCTGGCTGCTCCGGTACCGGTCCGTCTGCTGGAAGCCAGCTGCGTTATGTACATGTACACCATGGATCTGCATCAGTGCTacacacagagcgtcatccctggtacacacagagcgtcatccctggtacacacagagggtcatccctggtacacacagagcgtcatccctggtacacacagagggtcatccctggtacacacagagggtcatccctggtacacacagagggtcatccctggtacacacagagggtcatccctggtacacacagagggtcatccctggtacacacagagggtcatccctggtacacacagagggtcatccctggtacacacagagggtcatccctggtacacacagagggtcacccctggtacacacagagggtcatccctggtacacacagagggtcatccctggtacacacagagggtcacccctggtacacacagagggtcatccctggtacacacagagggtcacccctggtacacacagagggtcacccctggtacacacagagggtcacccctggtacacacagagggtcacccctggtacacacagagggtcacccctggtacacacagagggtcacccctggtacacacagagggtcacccctggtacacacagagggtcacccctggtacacacagagggtcacccctggtacacacagagggtcacccctggtacacacagagggtcacccctggtacacacagagggtcacccctggtacacacagaggatcacccctggtacacacagagggtcacccctggtacacacagagggtcacccctggtacacacagagggtcacccctggtacacacagagggtcacccctggtacacacagagggtcacccctggtacacacagagggtcacccctggtacacacagagggtcacccctggtacacacagagggtcacccctggtacacacagagggtcaTCACTGGTGCACAGAGCGTCATCACTGGtgcacagagcgtcatccctggtacacacagagcgtcatccctggtacacacagagggtcatccctggtacacacagagggtcatccctggtacacacagagggtcatccctggtacacacagagggtcatccctggtacacacagagggtcatccctggtacacacagagcgtcatccctggtacacacagagcgtcatccctggtacacacagagcgtcatccctggtgcacagagcgtcatccctggtgcACACAGAGGATCATCCGTAGTacacacagagcgtcatccctggtacacacagagCGCCATCCCTGGTACACATAGAGCGTCATCACTGGTGCACACAGCGTcatccctggtacacacagagCGTCATCACTGGTGCACACAGCGTCATCCCTGGTACACATAGAGCGTCATCActggtacacacagagggtcatccctggtacacatagagcgtcatccctggtacacacagagcgtcatccctggtacacatagagcgtcatccctggtacacataaagcgtcatccctggtacacacagagCGTCATCACTGGtgcacagagcgtcatccctggtacacacagagggtcatccctggtacacacagcgtcatccctggtacacacagagggtcatccctggtacacacagagggtcatccctggtacacacagagggtcatccctggtacacacagagggtcatccctggtacacacagagggtcatccctggtacacacagagggtcaTCCCTGGGACACACAGAGGGTCATCCCTGGGACACACAGAGGGTcatccctggtacacacagagggtcatccctggtacacacagagggtcatccctggtacacacagagggtcatccctggtacacacagagggtcatccctggtacacacagagggtcacccctggtacacacagagggtcacccctggtacacacagagggtcacccctggtacacacagagggtcacccctggtacacacagagggtcacccctggtacacacagagggtcacccctggtacacacagagggtcacccctggtacacacagagggtcacccctggtacacacagagggtcacccctggtacacacagagggtcacccctggtacacacagagggtcacccctggtacacacagagggtcacccctggtacacacagagggtcacccctggtacacacagagggtcacccctggtacacacagagggtcacccctggtacacacagagggtcacccctggtacacacagagggtcacccctggtacacacagagggtcacccctggtacacacagagggtcacccctggtacacacagagggtcacccctggtacacacagagggtcacccctggtacacacagagtgtcacccctggtacacacagagggtcacccctggtacacacagagggtcacccctggtacacacagagggtcaCCCCTGGTACACACAGAGCGTCATCACTGGtgcacagagcgtcatccctggtacacacagagCGTCATCACTGGtgcacagagcgtcatccctggtacacacagagCGTCATCACTGGtgcacagagcgtcatccctggtacacacagagggtcatccctggtacacatagagcgtcatccctggtacacacagagCGTCATCACTGGtgcacagagcgtcatccctggtacacacagagcgtcatccctggtgcacagagcgtcatccctggtgcacagagcgtcatccctggtgcACAGAGCGTCATCACTGGTGCACACAGAGGGTCATCCCTAGTacacacagagcgtcatccctagtacacacagagcgtcatccctggtacacacagagcgtcatccctggtacacATAGAGCGTCATCACTGGTacacacagagcgtcatccctggtacacatagagcgtcatccctggtacacatagagcgtcatccctggtacacatagagcgtcatccctggtacacacagagCGTCATCACTGGtgcacagagcgtcatccctggtacacacagagCGTCATCACTGGtgcacagagcgtcatccctggtacacacagagggtcatccctggtacacatagagcgtcatccctggtacacacagagCGTCATCACTGGtgcacagagcgtcatccctggtacacacagagCGTCATCACTGGTGCACAGAGCGTCATCCCTAGTACACACAGAGGGTCATCCCTGGTACACACAGCGTCATCCCTGGTACACAGAGGGTcatccctggtacacacagagggtcatccctggtacacacagagggtcatccctggtacacacagagggtcatccctggtacacacagagggtcatccctggtgcacacagagcgtcatccctggtgcACACAGAGCATCATCCCTGGTgcacacagagcgtcatccctggtgcacacagagcgtcatccctggtgcacagagcgtcatccctggtacacacagagcgtcatccctggtgcacagagcgtcatccctggtgcacagagcgtcatccctggtgcACAGAGCGTCATCACTGGTGCACACAGAGGGTCATCCCTAGTacacacagagcgtcatccctagtacacacagagcgtcatccctggtacacacagagcgtcatccctggtacacATAGAGCGTCATCACTGGTacacacagagcgtcatccctggtacacatagagcgtcatccctggtacacatagagcgtcatccctggtacacatagagcgtcatccctggtacacacagagCGTCATCACTGGtgcacagagcgtcatccctggtacacacagagCGTCATCACTGGtgcacagagcgtcatccctggtacacacagagggtcatccctggtacacatagagcgtcatccctggtacacacagagCGTCATCACTGGtgcacagagcgtcatccctggtacacacagagCGTCATCACTGGTGCACAGAGCGTCATCCCTAGTACACACAGAGGGTCATCCCTGGTACACACAGCGTCATCCCTGGTACACAGAGGGTcatccctggtacacacagagggtcatccctggtacacacagagggtcatccctggtacacacagagggtcatccctggtacacacagagggtcatccctggtgcacacagagcgtcatccctggtgcacacagagcgtcatccctggtgcacacagagcgtcatccctggtgcacacagagcgtcatccctggtgcacacagagcgtcatccctggtgcacacagagcgtcatccctggtgcacacagagcgtcatccctggtgcacacagagcgtcatccctggtgcacacagagcgtcatccctggtgcacacagagcgtcatccctggtgcacacagagcgtcatccctggtgcacacagagcgtcatccctggtgcacacagagcgtcatccctggtgcacacagagcgtcatccctggtagacacagagcgtcatccctggtagacacagagcgtcatccctggtagacacagagcgtcatccctggtagacacagagcgtcatccctggtagacacagagcgtcatccctggtagacacagagcgtcatccctggtagacacagagcgtcatccctggtagacacagagcgtcatccctggtagacacagagcgtcatccctggtagacacagagcgtcatccctggtagacacagagcgtcatccctggtagacacagagcgtcatccctggtagacacagagcgtcatccctggtagacacagagcgtcatccctggtagacacagagcgtcatccctggtagacacagagcgtcatccctggtagacacagagcgtcatccctggtagacacagagcgtcatccctggtagacacagagcgtcatccctggtagacacagagcgtcatccctggtagacacagagcgtcatccctggtagacacagagcgtcatccctggtagacacagagcgtcatccctggtagacacagagcgtcatccctggtagacacagagcgtcatccctggtagacacagagcgtcatccctggtagacacagagcgtcatccctggtagacacagagcgtcatccctggtagacacagagcgtcatccctggtagacacagagcgtcatccctggtagacacagagcgtcatccctggtagacacagagcgtcatccctggtagacacagagcgtcatccctggtagacacagagcgtcatccctggtagacacagagcgtcatccctggtagacacagagcgtcatccctggtagacacagagcgtcatccctggtagacacagagcgtcatccctggtagacacagagcgtcatccctggtagacacagagcgtcatccctggtagacacagagcgtcatccctggtagacacagagcgtcatccctggtagacacagagcgtcatccctggtagacacagagcgtcatccctggtagacacagagcgtcatccctggtagacacagagcgtcatccctggtagacacagagcgtcatccctggtagacacagagcgtcatccctggtagacacagagcgtcatccctggtagacacagagcgtcatccctggtagacacagagcgtcatccctggtagacacagagcgtcatccctggtagacacagagcgtcatccctggtagacacagagcgtcatccctggtagacacagagcgtcatccctggtagacacagagcgtcatccctggtagacacagagcgtcatccctggtagacacagagcgtcatccctggtagacacagagcgtcatccctggtagacacagagcgtcatccctggtagacacagagcgtcatccctggtagacacagagcgtcatccctggtagacacagagcgtcatccctggtagacacagagcgtcatccctggtagacacagagcgtcatccctggtagacacagagcgtcatccctggtagacacagagcgtcatccctggtagacacagagcgtcatccctggtagacacagagcgtcatccctggtagacacagagcgtcatccctggtagacacagagcgtcatccctggtagacacagagcgtcatccctggtagacacagagcgtcatccctggtagacacagagcgtcatccctggtagacacagagcgtcatccctggtagacacagagcgtcatccctggtagacACAGCGCGTCATCCCTGGTgcacacagagcgtcatccctggtgcacacagagcgtcatccctggtgcacacagagcgtcatccctggtgcacacagagcgtcatccctggtgcACACAGCGCGTCATCCCTGGTtaacagagcgtcatccctggtgcacacagagcgtcatccctggtgcACACAGCGCGTCATCCCTGGTTAACAGAGCATCATCACTCATATACCGGGGCGCcatccctggtacacacagagCATCATCGCTCATATACCGGGGCGTCATCCCTGGTACACACAGGACGTCATCGCTCATATCCCAGAGCGTCGTCActggtacacacagagggtcaTCGCTCAGAACCCAGAGGGTCATCAGTGGTACACACAGAGCGTCATCAGTGGTACACACAGAGTGTCATCTCTCGTATCCCAGGGTGCCACCACTCATACTGACTGTGTATCTCAGTGCTTCATCACATATGCTGACTGTGTGTCCTAgatcttcacacacacacacacacacacactatatatcccAGATCATCATAAGTCCTTATATGAGATggctatagcgcttcccgaatagctgcatcaggaacctggagcgctcctgataatcagctgttcggcaccgcagctgcatgtgtcacggctgtgtgactgtcacaacacatgcatggagagcctgtgtgttgtgctaTCCATGGacttgttgtgactgtcacacaactGTGACAcgtgcagctgcggtgccgaacagctgattatctggAGCGCTCCAGGTTCCCGAggcagctattcgctcatccctattcaTCACTCGTATCCCACATATTCATCATACACACACCATGTACTTCCCAGATTTTTATCGCACATGCGCCTTGTGCATCCAATATCTTCAAGACTCATACAGTCATGTCCAAAAGTGTTGAcatcctttaaattgttccagaaaatgaagaatttctttcagaaaattattgcaattgcttgCTTTctaatacacatgtttatttcctctgtgtattgcaacaaaacaaaaaaacagggaaaaaaaggcgaattggacaaaatttcacacaaaacccccaaaatgggccaaaattgttggcacctttccaaaattctgAGTTTCAAACATGTGATGATCGTTCAAActaacctgtggcaagtaacaggtgtgggcaatatgaaaatcacacgtgaaaccagataaaaaggggagaaaacTCAATCTTTGCATCACGTGCCTGCATGTGCCACACTAAGTATAGTTAACAGACAAAGAAGAGAATTGTCTGAGGActcgagaaccaaaattgttgaaagatATCAAGTCGCAAGGTTACAAGTTCATCTTCAGAGATGTTGATGTTCCTTTGTTCACATAGCACAAAATAATCAAGAAGTCATGTCATTAAAGCTAATCTccctggcagagaaaaattgataaaaggttgcaacacaggatagtccggatggtggataagcagccccaatcaagttccaaagaaattcaagctgtcctgcaggctcagtgtGCATCAGTGCAGCGCAAGCTATAAGTCAACATGAAGAAAATGAAATTCTATGGTAGGAGACCAGGAGGACCCCACTTCTGCCACGGAGACATACAAAAGGTAGACTACAGATTGcccaaatgtacgtgagtaagccacaattcttctgggaaagcatcttgtggacaggtgAGAAGAAAATTGATCTTTTTGGTAAAGCGCATGATTCTATTGTTTACCAAAAATTGAATGAGGCCTACACAGAAAAGAACATAATACCCACAGTCAAATATGTTGGAGGTTCAAAGTAGttttagggttgttttgctgcctctggtactgggtgccttaagtgtgtgcaaggcatcatgaaatctgaagattactaaaGAATTTTGGGTTACAGCgtagtgcccaatgtcagaaagctggatgtacatcctaggtcatgggtcttccaggaggacagtaaccccaaacatacttcaagaatcactcagaaatggatggaaacaaagcgctggagagttctgaaatggCCACCAAtgtgtccggatctaaatcccattgaacaccttcggagagatcttaaaattgctattgggAGAAGGCACCATTCAAATCTGAGCGACCTGGAGCAGCTGTGAGAGGTGTAagcaatgttgatgattatagaaaGTGATTGCAGTTTTTTActgcaaagggtgtgcaaccaaatattaagctgagggtgtTGCTGTACATCCAAGATCTTTATCGCACATACTATATATCCCAAATAATCGTCACACACACACCCTGTACTTCTCAGATCTTTATCACACATACTCGGTGTAAATCCCAGATCTTCATCACTCATATATCCCTGAGCTTCATAACGCATGCTTATTGTACATCCCACGTCTTTATCATACCTACTCGTACGTTCCAGATTTTCACTCGTACATCACAAGCTTCACACATTTCTTCCAGATGTTCACACACCCACTTGTACATCATCTTTATCACACACATATTCAAGATCTTATGTATATTTGCTGTACATTCCAGATCTTCCTCAGATGTACAACCCAAACCTGTATCACACTCACTTCTACATCCCAGATCTTAGTCACGCATATTCAC
This window harbors:
- the HNRNPDL gene encoding heterogeneous nuclear ribonucleoprotein D-like, producing the protein MSGFEAMDQYSEGSKINASKNQQDEGKMFIGGLSWDTSKKDLTEYLARFGEVVDCTIKTDPVTGRSRGFGFVLFRDAMSVDKVLETKEHKLDGKLIDPKRAKALKGKEPPKKVFVGGLSPDTTEEQIKEYFGAFGDIENIELPMDTKTNERRGFCFITYTDEDPVKKLLESRYHQIGSGKCEIKVAQPKELYRQQQQQQQKGGRGTSNGRGGGRGRGRGGQGQSWNQGYNNYYDQGYGSYNSSGSSSYSDASYNNYGGYDYSGYNYPSYSGYGNQGYTDYSGQQSTYGKASRGGGNHQNNYQPY